One genomic region from Metallosphaera tengchongensis encodes:
- a CDS encoding CBS domain-containing protein, with protein MGIVREFMPLRPFDTLLYASKIMVMEHVPKSIVIDENGRPVGAITQKDIVKFVYSMGEERAMENVMVSEVMRKDVVCVNPNIDAFEAAQIIVDKRQPLLAVCDDNEKAVGIIIKSDLSNFYATQVKGIQKVKEFMSSPVITIEPSSTLGEAVEKIIQNSLSRLVVFTPGRVLGVITTTDLLYMAPILKYKDLKVQVRDVMSPNVIVVDENEDMSNAARLMASRKIKGIPVMERTGKLAGIVTTTDVVKALMDQAVKKYLYEIKMYTSSF; from the coding sequence ATGGGTATTGTTAGAGAATTCATGCCCTTACGGCCGTTTGATACATTGTTATACGCCTCCAAGATCATGGTAATGGAACACGTTCCCAAATCGATCGTTATAGATGAAAACGGAAGACCTGTAGGAGCGATCACACAAAAGGATATTGTAAAGTTCGTGTACAGCATGGGTGAGGAAAGGGCAATGGAGAACGTGATGGTGTCAGAGGTCATGCGGAAGGATGTAGTGTGCGTTAACCCTAATATAGATGCTTTTGAAGCTGCTCAGATAATAGTAGACAAAAGGCAACCCCTCCTAGCAGTGTGTGACGACAACGAGAAGGCAGTGGGGATCATAATAAAGAGCGATCTTTCAAACTTCTATGCAACGCAGGTCAAGGGGATACAAAAGGTGAAGGAATTTATGAGTTCTCCTGTTATTACCATAGAACCGTCCTCCACTCTGGGCGAGGCCGTTGAGAAGATAATACAGAACAGCCTGAGCAGACTTGTCGTTTTCACACCTGGGAGAGTCTTAGGGGTTATAACTACCACAGATCTTCTCTACATGGCTCCAATTCTCAAGTACAAGGATCTGAAGGTTCAGGTTCGTGATGTGATGAGCCCTAACGTCATAGTTGTGGATGAAAACGAGGATATGTCCAACGCTGCGAGACTTATGGCTTCCAGAAAGATAAAGGGCATACCTGTCATGGAAAGAACCGGCAAACTAGCTGGTATAGTGACTACCACTGATGTAGTAAAGGCCTTGATGGACCAAGCAGTTAAGAAGTATCTTTATGAGATAAAGATGTACACGTCATCCTTTTGA
- a CDS encoding transposase translates to MNGEKHGLKVVYFDPNYSSARCPQYGKEMKESPTVLPLSMRL, encoded by the coding sequence TTGAATGGGGAAAAACACGGTCTCAAGGTAGTCTACTTCGACCCCAACTACTCCTCTGCTAGATGCCCACAGTACGGGAAAGAGATGAAGGAGTCGCCCACAGTACTTCCACTGTCCATGCGGTTATGA
- a CDS encoding class I SAM-dependent methyltransferase: MSIFDDPKGYLNWYKNHKVTYENERQAVDALDLKDCLDVGSGPSVFHEALKGEVISLDISEFVLKYIDGDRILADAHYLPFRRDAIPCVFSSVTLCFLDNLEKFFEEANRVTKRTFVSCIVTADSSWGEFYRDLGSRGHKYYSKARFLTRMEFMNLVKKFFEVERVVTTIDYGPMEEEVPEIPKEWGNGAFMCIKGIKRNDQFAYPK; this comes from the coding sequence ATGTCAATATTCGATGACCCTAAGGGTTACCTTAACTGGTACAAGAATCATAAAGTAACTTATGAAAACGAGAGGCAAGCTGTGGACGCTCTTGACCTCAAGGACTGTCTAGACGTTGGCTCTGGACCCTCCGTGTTTCACGAGGCTCTAAAGGGAGAGGTTATTTCGTTGGATATCTCAGAGTTTGTCCTAAAATACATCGATGGAGATAGGATCCTAGCTGACGCTCACTATCTCCCTTTCAGGAGGGACGCCATTCCTTGCGTATTCTCCTCAGTAACCTTATGTTTCTTAGATAACTTGGAAAAATTCTTCGAGGAGGCTAATAGAGTAACGAAAAGGACATTCGTCAGTTGCATTGTTACTGCAGACTCTAGCTGGGGCGAGTTTTACCGCGATCTAGGCTCCAGAGGTCACAAATACTACTCCAAAGCTCGCTTCTTGACTAGAATGGAGTTTATGAATCTCGTAAAGAAGTTCTTTGAAGTAGAGAGAGTTGTCACAACCATAGACTATGGCCCCATGGAAGAGGAGGTTCCCGAAATCCCGAAGGAGTGGGGGAACGGAGCCTTCATGTGCATCAAGGGTATTAAACGTAACGACCAGTTTGCATACCCCAAATGA